The genomic DNA CGCGCAGGGAGCACCCGCTGGGGCCGCCGCCCCGGTTTCTCCCTGATGGAGGTCCTGATCGCGGCCTCCCTGATGGGGCTCGTGGTCGGGCTGGCCGTCCAGGGGTTCGTCGAGGCCAAAAAGATCGGCGACCTGACGCAGTCCAAGATGGTGGCCCGCCAGGAGGCCAACGGAGGCGTGCAAAAACTGGCCAAGATCCTCCGGCGCTGCCACATCATCTTTTTCAGCACGCGTCCCTTGCCGCTGGCTGAAATCACCGCGGCCACCAATCTCAACACCCTGCTGGCCACCCCGGCCAAGTTGAA from Candidatus Sericytochromatia bacterium includes the following:
- a CDS encoding prepilin-type N-terminal cleavage/methylation domain-containing protein encodes the protein MTAREFSQRAGSTRWGRRPGFSLMEVLIAASLMGLVVGLAVQGFVEAKKIGDLTQSKMVARQEANGGVQKLAKILRRCHIIFFSTRPLPLAEITAATNLNTLLATPAKLKDAVSGVANDQLRSALSSPNQLIERYSSISTAPRKDFRAQDQYTGGGFDGIK